A window from Pseudomonas sp. MRSN 12121 encodes these proteins:
- a CDS encoding NAD(P)-dependent oxidoreductase has protein sequence MKKQVVLYKKLSPPLMARLHEQAEVTLIEDLGAQGLARLRAALPSAQGLLGASLRLDAELLDLAPRLEAVASVSVGVDNYDIDYLTQRDILLSNTPDVLTETTADTGFALILASARRVVELANLVRSGQWNRNIGPLHFGSDVHGKTLGIIGMGRIGEALAQRGHFGFGMPVIYHSNRPKPAVEQRFGARYCDLPELLRQADFICLTLPLTEQTRGLIGRDEFALMRPESIFINISRGKVVDEQALIEALQKRQIRAAGLDVFEREPLGHDSPLLQLNNVVATPHIGSATVETREAMARCAVDNLLAALAGQRPANLVNPQAWERRQTTAGPL, from the coding sequence ATGAAAAAACAGGTCGTGCTGTACAAGAAACTCTCCCCGCCGCTGATGGCCCGCCTGCACGAACAGGCCGAGGTGACCCTGATCGAAGACCTCGGCGCCCAGGGCCTGGCCCGGCTGCGCGCCGCCCTGCCCAGCGCCCAGGGCCTGCTCGGCGCCAGCCTGCGCCTGGACGCCGAGCTGCTCGACCTGGCCCCGCGCCTGGAAGCCGTAGCCAGCGTCTCGGTGGGCGTCGACAACTACGACATCGACTACCTGACCCAGCGCGACATCCTGCTCAGCAACACCCCCGACGTGCTCACCGAGACCACCGCCGACACCGGCTTCGCGTTGATCCTGGCCAGCGCCCGGCGGGTGGTGGAGCTGGCCAACCTGGTGCGCTCCGGCCAGTGGAACCGCAATATCGGGCCGCTGCATTTCGGCAGCGACGTGCACGGCAAGACCCTGGGCATCATCGGCATGGGACGGATCGGCGAGGCCCTGGCCCAGCGCGGCCATTTCGGCTTCGGCATGCCGGTGATCTACCACAGCAACCGGCCGAAGCCGGCGGTGGAGCAACGCTTCGGCGCGCGCTACTGCGACCTGCCGGAGCTGCTGCGGCAGGCCGACTTCATCTGCCTGACCCTGCCGCTGACCGAGCAGACCCGGGGCCTGATCGGCCGCGACGAGTTCGCGCTGATGCGCCCGGAAAGCATCTTCATCAATATTTCCCGGGGCAAGGTGGTGGACGAACAGGCGCTGATCGAGGCCTTGCAGAAGCGGCAGATCCGCGCGGCCGGGCTGGACGTGTTCGAGCGCGAACCGCTGGGCCACGATTCGCCGCTGTTGCAGTTGAACAATGTGGTGGCGACCCCGCATATCGGCTCGGCCACGGTCGAGACCCGCGAGGCCATGGCCCGCTGCGCCGTCGACAACCTGCTGGCGGCCCTGGCCGGCCAGCGCCCGGCCAACCTGGTCAACCCCCAGGCCTGGGAGCGGCGTCAAACCACAGCCGGCCCCCTGTAG
- a CDS encoding sugar kinase, giving the protein MPELDILSFGETMAMFVAEQSGDLSRVAHFHKRIAGADSNVAIGLSRLGFKVGWLSRVGADSLGRFVVDSLQAEGVDCRFVGTDPLHPTGFQLKSLEEHGDDPRVEYFRRGSAASHLSVADIAPELLRARHLHATGIPPALSASARDLSHSLMSRMRAAGRSLSFDPNLRPSLWGSEKLMIHEINRLAALAHWVLPGLAEGRLLTGYEDPADIAAFYLDQGVEAVVIKLGAHGAYYRTQLHDGFVEAVPVAQVVDTVGAGDGFAVGLISALLENLSMAEAVQRANWVGSRAVQSRGDMEGLPTRDELPIAAPSVASALAISP; this is encoded by the coding sequence ATGCCTGAACTCGATATCCTGTCGTTCGGCGAAACCATGGCGATGTTCGTCGCCGAACAGAGCGGCGACCTGTCCCGGGTCGCGCATTTCCACAAACGCATCGCCGGCGCCGACAGCAACGTGGCCATCGGCCTGTCGCGCCTGGGCTTCAAGGTCGGCTGGCTGAGCCGGGTCGGCGCCGACTCCCTGGGCCGCTTCGTGGTCGACAGCCTGCAGGCCGAAGGCGTGGATTGCCGCTTCGTCGGCACCGACCCGCTGCACCCCACCGGCTTCCAGCTCAAGTCCCTGGAAGAACACGGCGACGATCCGCGGGTCGAGTACTTCCGCCGCGGCTCGGCGGCCAGCCACCTGAGCGTCGCCGACATCGCCCCCGAGCTGCTGCGCGCCCGCCACTTGCACGCCACCGGCATTCCACCGGCGCTGTCGGCCTCGGCCCGGGACCTGTCCCACAGCCTGATGAGCCGGATGCGCGCCGCTGGCCGCAGCCTGTCTTTCGACCCGAACCTGCGGCCCAGCCTGTGGGGCAGCGAAAAACTGATGATCCATGAAATCAACCGCCTGGCCGCGCTGGCCCACTGGGTCCTGCCGGGGCTCGCCGAGGGCCGGCTGCTGACCGGCTACGAAGACCCCGCCGACATCGCCGCCTTCTACCTGGACCAGGGCGTCGAGGCCGTGGTGATCAAGCTCGGCGCCCATGGCGCCTACTACCGCACCCAGCTGCACGACGGTTTCGTCGAGGCCGTGCCCGTGGCGCAGGTGGTCGACACCGTGGGCGCTGGAGACGGTTTTGCCGTCGGCCTGATCAGCGCCCTGCTGGAAAACCTCAGCATGGCCGAGGCCGTGCAGCGGGCGAACTGGGTCGGCAGCCGCGCGGTACAGAGCCGCGGCGACATGGAAGGCCTGCCGACCCGGGACGAATTGCCCATCGCCGCGCCGTCCGTCGCCAGCGCGCTCGCGATCAGCCCTTGA
- a CDS encoding MFS transporter: MQTLKLATRRWWYIMPIVFITYSLAYLDRANYGFAAASGMAADLMITPGLSSLLGALFFLGYFFFQVPGAIYAQKHSVKKLIFVSLILWGGLATLTGVVSNAWMLIGIRFMLGVVEAAVMPAMLVYLCHWFTRAERSRANTFLILGNPVTMLWMSVVSGYLVEHFSWRWMFIIEGLPAVIWAFIWWRLADDRPSTAKWLDDQEKHDLESALAAEQVGIKAVKNYAEAFRSPKVIILALQFFCWSIGVYGFVLWLPSILKHGAQMDMVEAGWLSALPYLAAVIAMLGVSWGSDRLQKRKRFVWPPLLVASFAFYGSYLLGAEHFWWSYSLLVIAGACMYAPYGPFFAIVPEILPANVAGGAMALINSMGALGSFGGSYLVGYLNSATGSPGASYLLMSGALLLSVLLTLFLRPGASDRSRRALPVRRRLAHP; the protein is encoded by the coding sequence ATGCAAACGCTCAAACTCGCCACCCGCCGCTGGTGGTACATCATGCCCATCGTATTCATCACCTACAGCCTGGCGTACCTGGACCGCGCCAACTACGGGTTCGCCGCCGCCTCCGGGATGGCCGCTGACCTGATGATCACCCCCGGCCTGTCGTCGCTGCTCGGCGCCCTGTTCTTCCTCGGCTACTTCTTCTTCCAGGTGCCGGGGGCGATCTACGCGCAAAAGCACAGCGTGAAGAAACTGATCTTCGTCAGCCTGATCCTCTGGGGTGGCCTGGCCACGCTTACCGGCGTGGTGTCCAACGCCTGGATGCTGATCGGCATCCGCTTCATGCTCGGCGTGGTCGAGGCCGCGGTGATGCCGGCGATGCTGGTCTACCTGTGCCACTGGTTCACCCGCGCCGAACGCTCGCGGGCCAACACCTTCCTGATCCTCGGCAACCCGGTGACCATGCTCTGGATGTCGGTGGTCTCGGGGTACCTGGTGGAGCATTTCAGCTGGCGCTGGATGTTCATCATCGAAGGCCTGCCGGCGGTGATCTGGGCCTTTATCTGGTGGCGCCTGGCCGATGACCGGCCCAGCACCGCGAAATGGCTCGACGACCAGGAGAAACACGACCTGGAAAGCGCCCTGGCCGCCGAACAGGTGGGCATCAAGGCGGTGAAGAACTACGCCGAGGCGTTCCGCTCGCCCAAGGTGATCATCCTCGCCCTGCAGTTCTTCTGCTGGAGCATCGGGGTCTACGGCTTCGTGCTGTGGCTGCCGTCGATCCTCAAGCACGGCGCACAGATGGACATGGTCGAGGCCGGCTGGCTGTCGGCGCTGCCCTACCTGGCCGCGGTGATCGCCATGCTCGGGGTCTCCTGGGGCTCGGACCGACTGCAGAAACGCAAGCGCTTCGTCTGGCCGCCGCTGCTGGTCGCGTCCTTCGCCTTCTACGGCTCCTACCTGCTGGGCGCCGAGCACTTCTGGTGGTCCTACAGCCTGCTGGTGATCGCCGGTGCCTGCATGTACGCGCCCTATGGGCCGTTCTTCGCCATCGTCCCGGAGATCCTCCCGGCCAACGTCGCCGGTGGCGCCATGGCGCTGATCAACAGCATGGGCGCCCTGGGCTCGTTCGGCGGTTCGTACCTGGTGGGCTACCTGAACAGCGCCACCGGCTCGCCGGGCGCCTCTTACCTGCTGATGAGCGGCGCGTTGCTGCTGTCGGTGCTGCTGACCCTCTTCCTGCGCCCGGGCGCCAGCGACCGCAGCCGCCGCGCGCTGCCGGTCCGTCGCCGCCTGGCGCATCCCTGA